In Nilaparvata lugens isolate BPH chromosome 5, ASM1435652v1, whole genome shotgun sequence, the following proteins share a genomic window:
- the LOC111043760 gene encoding uncharacterized protein LOC111043760 translates to MGTPNVSDSKLLSKKQKLTFSNDQDEELIELVSSYEVLWRFKHPDYKCLMKKDQLWDKIGGLLDKTGEECKNRWRNIRDNYRRHKRDEEDTGKPNKKKRATYWDHLTFLEDADEEWKGSTISNDTTLIGYVSLFSEEDNATENPQPEAIVTLPPSEPNDFYMETEDTPSKSNDFYIENEDTPSKSNDFYIEVGKRTSDKSIEQLQKKVKENDAMTELLDCGGEERIHFLKCLQQILEQHSKEENDIDIFLKSVGSTLKTFSPAEKAEAKKKIFNIVSDMEIRHHSLASTP, encoded by the exons ATGGGAACTCCAAATGTGTCAGATTCAAAACTCCTatctaaaaaacaaaaattgacttTTTCTAATGATCAGGATGAAGAACTCATAGAATTAGTGTCTAGTTATGAGGTATTGTGGAGATTTAAGCATCCCGATTACAAGTGCCTCATGAAAAAGGACCAACTATGGGACAAAATAGGGGGTTTACTGGATAAAACAG GAGAGGAATGCAAGAACAGATGGAGGAACATCAGGGACAACTATAGACGTCACAAAAGAGACGAAGAAGATACAGGCAAGCcgaacaagaagaagagagcTACCTATTGGGACCATTTGACTTTTCTAGAAGACGCCGATGAAGAATGGAA AGGGTCTACGATCAGCAACGATACAACTCTGATAGGATACGTTTCCCTCTTCAGTGAAGAGGATAATGCTACTGAAAATCCTCAACCTGAAGCCATTGTGACTTTACCCCCATCTGAGCCAAATGATTTTTATATGGAAACTGAAGACACCCCATCCAAGTCTAatgatttttatattgaaaatgaagacACTCCATCCAAGTCTAATGATTTTTATATTGAAGTTGGTAAGAGGACTTCAGATAAGTCTATTGAGCAGTTGCAGAAAAAAGTGAAAGAGAATGACGCCATGACTGAATTATTGGATTGTGGAGGGGAGGAGCGAATCCATTTTTTGAAATGCTTACAACAGATTCTTGAGCAACATTCTAAGGAAGAAAATGACAttgacatttttttgaaatcagTAGGTTCAACATTAAAAACATTTTCTCCTGCAGAGAAAGCCGAGGCAAAGAAAAAGATTTTTAATATTGTCAGTGATATGGAAATCCGCCATCACTCACTGGCGTCGACTCCGTAA